Proteins encoded in a region of the Triticum dicoccoides isolate Atlit2015 ecotype Zavitan chromosome 3A, WEW_v2.0, whole genome shotgun sequence genome:
- the LOC119271821 gene encoding aldehyde oxidase GLOX-like, protein MAPLLRPGALAAALLALAVVGVAQGQQVGLLRVPNRSPPTKANMDRVVLPVDNAGGFAGLWNILTENAGVSAMHMAVMRHGKAVMFDTTTTGPSLMQLPAGNCRVDPRSDPPGGMDCSAHAVEFDYNTGAVRPLKILTDTWCSSGAFDVDGMLVQTGGYFEGVKVVRRLNPQGNADWVEFPNTLAEGRWYATQQVLPDGRFIVVGGRRSFSYEFVPAAGQLNTQFTPLPLLQQTTDDVENNLYPFVHLLPEGTIFLFANDRSIIFDPQNGQVLRELPKLNGGARNYPASGMSALLPLDLRRGERLSAEVIVCGGAPKEAFKLGEVNKFPHALRDCARINPSKPGARWAIDFMPVGRVMGDMLILPTGDLLLLNGAAQGCSGWVFAREPVLTPLLYSPRKRRGARFRALAASNIPRMYHSSSAVLPDATVLVAGGNTNSAYNFSGVDFPTEVRVERFNPPYLAPELAATRPEIDMASVPANGVKYGDKLTLRFTSPGPAVTDADMKVTMYAPPFTTHGFSQNQRLLVLQVTAFKPEGNRYKITAQTPSKPTLAPPGYYFVFVLVKGVPSKAAWVKIHP, encoded by the exons ATGGCGCCGCTCCTCCGCCCTGGCGCCCTCGCCGCGGCGCTACTCGCCCTCGCCGTGGTCGGGGTGGCGCAGGGCCAGCAGGTGGGACTCTTGAGGGTGCCGAACAGGTCCCCGCCCACCAAGGCAAACATGGACAGGGTGGTGCTCCCCGTGGACAATGCCGGGGGATTCGCCGGTTTGTGGAACATCCTGACCGAGAACGCGGGCGTGTCCGCGATGCACATGGCCGTGATGCGGCATGGCAAGGCCGTCATGTTCGACACGACCACGACGGGGCCGTCGCTCATGCAGCTGCCGGCAGGGAACTGCCGCGTCGACCCCCGGAGCGACCCGCCGGGCGGCATGGACTGCTCGGCGCACGCCGTGGAGTTCGACTACAACACTGGCGCGGTCCGGCCTCTCAAG ATCTTAACTGATACGTGGTGCTCGTCGGGAGCGTTCGACGTGGACGGCATGCTGGTGCAAACGGGCGGCTACTTCGAAGGGGTGAAGGTTGTGAGACGCCTGAACCCACAAGGAAATGCCGACTGGGTCGAGTTCCCCAATACCTTGGCCGAAGGAAGATG GTACGCAACGCAGCAGGTGCTCCCAGACGGCCGCTTCATCGTGGTCGGCGGGCGGCGATCGTTCAGCTACGAGTTCGTCCCGGCCGCCGGCCAGTTGAACACCCAATTCACTCCCCTCCCGCTTCTTCAACAAACGACCGATGACGTGGAGAACAACCTGTACCCCTTCGTCCACCTCCTCCCGGAGGGGACCATCTTCCTCTTCGCCAACGACCGCTCCATCATTTTCGACCCACAGAACGGGCAGGTCCTCCGCGAGCTCCCGAAGCTCAACGGCGGTGCACGGAACTACCCTGCCTCCGGCATGTCCGCTCTCCTTCCCCTCGACCTCCGCCGCGGCGAGAGGCTGAGCGCGGAGGTGATAGTCTGCGGCGGCGCCCCCAAGGAAGCCTTCAAGCTCGGCGAGGTCAACAAGTTCCCGCACGCGCTCCGGGACTGCGCGCGCATCAACCCGTCTAAGCCCGGGGCGCGGTGGGCGATCGACTTCATGCCAGTGGGCCGCGTGATGGGCGACATGCTCATACTGCCCACCGGAGACCTCCTGCTGCTCAACGGCGCGGCCCAGGGCTGCTCGGGGTGGGTTTTCGCCCGGGAACCGGTGCTGACCCCGCTTCTCTACTCTCCGCGGAAACGACGGGGCGCGCGGTTCCGCGCCCTGGCCGCGTCCAACATCCCACGCATGTACCACTCCAGCAGCGCGGTGCTGCCCGACGCCACCGTGCTCGTGGCCGGCGGCAACACCAACTCGGCCTACAACTTCTCTGGCGTCGACTTCCCGACGGAGGTGCGCGTCGAGCGGTTCAACCCGCCGTACCTCGCCCCGGAGCTTGCGGCCACCAGGCCGGAGATCGACATGGCGTCGGTCCCAGCGAACGGGGTGAAGTACGGGGACAAGCTCACACTCAGGTTCACGTCGCCCGGGCCAGCCGTGACCGACGCCGACATGAAGGTGACCATGTACGCGCCGCCGTTCACCACACACGGCTTCTCGCAGAACCAGCGGCTGCTGGTACTGCAGGTCACCGCGTTCAAGCCAGAAGGGAACAGGTACAAGATCACGGCCCAGACGCCGTCGAAGCCGACCCTCGCGCCGCCAGGCTACTACTTCGTGTTCGTTCTGGTCAAGGGGGTGCCGAGCAAAGCCGCTTGGGTGAAGATACACCCCTGA